A region of Jonquetella anthropi DSM 22815 DNA encodes the following proteins:
- a CDS encoding YadA-like family protein: MGFGSNIDTGYNNIAIGVNATISRGVQHTTANAIALGASSLVTAGGDMAVGRAAQALSDNAVAIGTMATASGKNSFALGSSSQAMGEMSFASGFGSKASGTSSFASGYYAQANGNSSVAVGGLSVAGQQYGTDFSTAIGYNAQALAMGSVAIGYNSMVSASVNNSLAIGSGTVLSTPVADGQYEAFTHQKLNDTTNGMLAIANEGTPRRIIGVAGGVNATDAVNVRQLQYVNNNLAKSIGGALYTGYASDNTTYQAPDFVIGAATYHTVKEAVEAAQNRYFSVSSTNKTDGSNYNNNGASGVDSVAIGPSAQTKNADNALAIGSGASVTVSGGVALGSGSVASDASGVGSAAYLGSAANVAATAKGTAGVLSVGSSAATRQIVNVAAGSRDTDAVNVAQLKAAGVNVAGGSNVVSVSPSSDPKTGATTYTVNVDLSNYAQTNGSNITNPATWAGKLGTGTINGTTDGGLVTGTTVKGALAPYAKTAALPKVAVTGAPLMMKTDTDAAGSTTYTVGIDLSNYAQTNGNNITDPTAWAGKLGSGTIGGTTDGNLVTGTTVKNYVDGRRTQVSSADSRVVVTDEPIGTGGTMYKVALKTDQFKIKYSGDGDTTGENALDDRTAFVGTPNQISTVAENGKVTFKLDDVVTIGGSGGHPVTVNGTEGNIIGLTNTGWNTDNPVIVSGRAATEDQLSAVNEKVKQAAVAASGKIAFSGTTGKADVGLGEGLTITGDLAANADASSDNLRASVTGSTLKIEMSTAPTFKSVNAETLHADNKVTVGSAGAPTTTITPAGVDTNKLTVGTVTIDKTTNKITGLPADAGTGESEAVSGKYLKDQLKTVSDTVAASSNLSYAGDSGNGKVNLSTGTLSVKGDDKNIATVADAAGNVTVSLKDKITLGAAGTGIVLDGGHASAEFGPSIKINESGNGRISGLHPAIENGQAVTYEQLERVAASFGAKSTITADGKFVRPTYLVSATTSASRVYHSVGEALTAIDRGTVGSLVAVEKDSGDGTRLVYLENVGPAEDKTGFFRRTDLVDKNSGKLLQPKEITANPLSLDKISYALANPATGMTSTPVKIQNVAAGTLEDDAVNVSQLKKLGLDPSATAVKPVVTYDDDQKKTVTLGDTNSNPYNEATHLGGVKITNVAEGVNPGDAVNMHQLKVVSDKVDAGWNLQDGATSPVKKNIASGNVVAVTGDKNISTALSGDGETKTLNISLSDSPKFGNVTINDAGSGRITGVKAGANDTDAVNVSQIKSLAQVLNVTVDPATGVVSSEPKYQVGGHEYNTVNDAINAVTSIGTKLALNGVQKGDLLHGNTLDIGKVDGKNLEVSYSETDDVKTYQFRVVDAPTFNGKVTAQGFDAGNQKIVNVAKGTEATDAVNYEQLQSVLNSVTSSVTTRIDINAPVNYVAKHATTTPGQPDEEQVRIVEVTENGATVKKAYFLSDLDDTGHPKPAAQDIPFNDVYTSVIGLDTTTHAPSIDKNVRLSNVGKGLVDDDAANVSQLKKFVQALGGGMTFDEQTGDISDLTYHVPGRVFNNVGSMAIAAKTGSIGPIVYTLNDGERLVYLKDPKGNNSGDGAGFYKLSDVNEDGVSLKNVGAAPVESTNIKLSLVNPSNVKDSAIGSLVVLGNVAPGSADTDAVNVSQLKKLGLDPNAAAPAVTYDNDQKKTVTLGDTVHNKYDPTNNPTGGVTITNVAEGVNPGDAVNMHQLKVVSDKVDAGWNLQDGAAASAAKKIASGDTVKVVGDKNISTALSGGGETKTLQITLSDSPVFGLVKINDGGRISGLLPGKADTEAATVYQIKKILTSLGGGMTLDENNGDIKLPQYELPGGTYNNIGSIAIAAKTGTMGTTVFTDADGKRIVWLRDPALNHTNTYNKAGYYRLEDVAENGISLKDTITDPDAHLVPTGQIRLSLTGPTDINRVLLDEDVVLGHVAAGTKDNDAVNVSQLKDVKKSIDKAKTDGLTFNGNKASYGAAGSSTTGAVALGSTVDVVASDPKNNATYSTDNLTVVAGKDASGAPVLTIKMADSPTFKALTAETVTAGGTSISNSGLSVGGKTYVSPIGLNANGNPIKNVGDAAEDGDAVNKKQLDALGGSTITVKAFDKADGDKGSYSFALSSNGQVGLKALDDNLVLSADKATNTLGLKLAETVTVGTAKPVTINGTDGSVKVGTTVLDGSQITGLTNTTWNGSPTSGRAATEDQLKAVADAASTASGELKDSGLTFTGNDSSTTGVVKLGNTLAVTADGTTGGTYTSANLKVTATEANGTNPAGLKISMTNSPVFTTVTAGNTSISDAGLTVGGKPYVTPTGLNANSKKITNVAEGTEEGDAVNFKQFDELANKKIAFMALDQNGKPIGEKYEFALKDGGTIKLLSDENFAVTADATHQALGVKLRDTVKIGAANPVTVNGAEGFVTGLTNTAWNGTATTGRAATEDQLKAVAVAASGELKDSGLTFIGNTGTTNLVKLGSTLAIKAGDPAGGASYSTKNLTVESGKDAAGAPVLTIKMAEKPTFTSVTTGNTSISDGGLTVGGNTYATPTGLNANGNPIKNVGDAVDPGDAVNKGQFDALNNAQVTVSAMDKSGYAAGGQYSFALKDGGRIGLKGDDNIIVTADKTAQTLGLKLADKVKLGAVTVNGTDGVVTGLANKDLKAPTFATMGRAATEEQLKAVAESATTLINDAGLEFLGNNSSTTRLVKLGSRLTIKGADVPATGGFSEKNLTVVASNNATEDAPTLTVKMSKKPQFDEVIIGDSNSPDALLLKDGLGFNVDGTMKTFVSAAGLNANGKPIKGVGDAVDPTDAVNKRQFDALGAAKISVQAFDKDGKMKPGNSYDFSLKDGGTIGLMGDGNLNVSVDTNKKLLSLKLADVLTIGSGKPVTINGTDGSVKVGTTTLDGSQVTGLTNTAWNGTATTGRAATEDQLQAAVTDLSQNLTAKGRGFKGNIGEKTFDLGAMVSITGTGVGDADQFDGRNLMTIVNSNGISLQMRTKPVFNGLIVQQAEGAAGAGTRIDLSEGGISVGGTTFVSAAGLSGGGKKITDVADGAIGNGSHDAVTGNQLTDSMESVRVLVGGNATMTDGKLTSTNIGGTGQDTISDAIAAVKDSVTQVSTNAVQYDTAENSKVTLKGKEGTTLANVKAGAVSEHSMEAVNGSQLYATNQQVAANKDAIAANKTAIQNLQGEVQSQIGKPMTFKANEGKNIDRKLGEILEVYGLAKTEGTYSSANVKTVATDRGLEIQLADAPKFSGAVQAERFVSNDGKASFGGDGLTVGDGKNSKVTVDKDGLKISGGPSVTRDGIDAGGKRVSNLGKGVDENDAATVGQVRDEINKVTGGTGQSLGRIARRVDELDSRVDNVGAMAAAFAAVPPMAYDETHRTSLGIGYGYYSGKSAVALGLSHYINRDVMVRGGMAISGDEKSFQLGASFRLGSSPTVTRSDGRTVRISTTEMAALRKVNDLEDTVKHQDETINQQNETIKAQNEMMKQMMKRLDALEAGKRK, translated from the coding sequence ATGGGGTTCGGTTCCAATATTGATACCGGGTATAACAACATAGCTATCGGCGTGAATGCCACGATTAGTAGAGGGGTTCAACACACTACCGCAAATGCTATAGCCCTCGGCGCATCCTCGTTAGTCACCGCGGGCGGTGACATGGCGGTAGGGCGGGCGGCCCAAGCTTTAAGTGACAACGCTGTTGCCATAGGGACGATGGCAACAGCTTCCGGCAAGAACTCATTTGCCTTGGGCAGCTCATCTCAGGCGATGGGAGAAATGTCCTTCGCTTCTGGATTTGGGTCAAAGGCCTCCGGTACTTCATCGTTTGCGTCTGGGTACTACGCTCAGGCAAACGGCAATTCGTCAGTGGCGGTCGGCGGCCTGTCGGTCGCTGGGCAGCAATACGGTACCGACTTCTCGACGGCGATCGGCTATAACGCGCAGGCTCTTGCAATGGGCTCGGTGGCTATCGGCTACAACTCGATGGTATCCGCCAGCGTGAATAACTCGCTGGCCATCGGCTCGGGAACGGTGCTGAGTACGCCTGTGGCTGACGGGCAGTACGAGGCGTTTACCCACCAGAAGCTCAATGATACGACGAACGGCATGCTGGCCATCGCCAACGAGGGGACGCCCCGGCGAATCATCGGCGTGGCCGGCGGCGTGAATGCGACCGACGCGGTCAACGTAAGGCAACTACAGTACGTGAACAACAACTTGGCAAAGTCAATTGGCGGCGCCTTGTACACAGGGTACGCGTCGGACAACACGACGTATCAAGCGCCTGACTTCGTGATTGGGGCCGCGACGTACCACACGGTAAAAGAGGCGGTTGAGGCCGCTCAGAACCGATATTTCAGCGTTTCGAGCACTAACAAGACGGATGGTTCCAACTACAACAACAACGGCGCCTCGGGGGTTGATTCGGTCGCCATCGGGCCGAGCGCTCAGACGAAGAATGCAGACAACGCGCTGGCTATCGGCAGCGGCGCGTCGGTTACTGTGTCGGGCGGCGTCGCTCTGGGGTCCGGTTCGGTTGCTTCAGACGCTTCGGGCGTCGGCTCGGCCGCGTATCTCGGCAGCGCCGCAAACGTGGCGGCGACGGCCAAGGGGACGGCCGGCGTCCTGTCGGTCGGCAGTTCAGCAGCCACCCGTCAGATCGTCAACGTGGCGGCGGGCAGCCGGGACACCGACGCGGTCAACGTGGCCCAGCTCAAGGCCGCCGGTGTGAACGTGGCCGGCGGGAGCAACGTTGTGTCGGTGTCGCCCTCGTCGGACCCCAAGACCGGCGCGACGACCTACACGGTGAACGTTGACCTGTCGAACTACGCGCAGACAAACGGAAGCAACATCACGAATCCGGCCACGTGGGCTGGAAAGCTGGGCACAGGGACAATTAACGGCACGACCGACGGCGGACTGGTGACAGGAACCACCGTGAAAGGGGCGTTGGCTCCGTACGCCAAGACGGCGGCCCTGCCGAAAGTTGCCGTGACCGGCGCCCCGCTGATGATGAAGACTGATACGGACGCGGCCGGATCAACCACCTACACGGTGGGAATCGACCTGTCGAATTACGCCCAAACGAACGGAAACAACATCACTGACCCGACCGCGTGGGCCGGGAAACTGGGCAGCGGAACCATTGGCGGAACAACGGACGGCAACCTCGTCACCGGGACGACGGTGAAAAACTACGTGGACGGCCGCCGCACGCAGGTATCCAGCGCCGACAGCCGAGTGGTTGTTACAGATGAGCCTATCGGAACCGGCGGCACCATGTACAAGGTAGCCCTCAAAACAGACCAGTTCAAAATCAAGTACAGCGGCGACGGCGACACGACCGGAGAAAACGCTCTGGACGATCGGACCGCCTTCGTCGGCACGCCGAACCAAATTTCCACCGTCGCTGAAAACGGCAAAGTTACCTTTAAGCTGGACGACGTCGTCACCATCGGCGGCTCTGGCGGCCACCCTGTGACCGTTAACGGAACGGAAGGAAACATAATCGGCCTGACGAATACCGGTTGGAACACCGATAACCCCGTGATCGTTTCCGGCCGGGCGGCTACAGAAGACCAGCTGTCCGCAGTCAACGAAAAGGTCAAACAGGCCGCCGTTGCGGCGTCGGGCAAAATTGCCTTCTCCGGCACGACCGGCAAAGCGGACGTCGGACTGGGCGAAGGCCTCACGATCACCGGCGATTTAGCCGCGAACGCCGACGCCTCGTCGGACAACCTTCGGGCCAGCGTGACCGGCTCCACGTTAAAAATAGAAATGAGCACCGCGCCCACCTTCAAGAGCGTGAACGCGGAGACGCTTCATGCCGATAACAAGGTAACAGTCGGCTCGGCCGGTGCGCCCACGACGACCATCACGCCGGCTGGCGTGGACACCAACAAACTGACCGTCGGAACCGTGACGATTGACAAGACGACGAACAAAATCACCGGCCTGCCGGCGGACGCCGGGACGGGAGAAAGCGAAGCCGTCAGCGGCAAATACCTCAAAGACCAGCTGAAGACCGTCAGCGACACGGTCGCGGCGTCGTCCAACCTGTCCTACGCGGGGGACAGCGGCAACGGCAAGGTGAACCTGTCCACCGGAACTTTGTCGGTCAAGGGAGACGACAAAAACATTGCCACGGTCGCCGACGCGGCCGGGAACGTCACCGTCAGCCTGAAGGACAAAATCACCCTTGGGGCAGCGGGGACTGGCATCGTGCTTGACGGGGGGCATGCTTCCGCGGAGTTTGGCCCGTCGATCAAGATCAACGAAAGCGGCAACGGCCGGATCAGCGGATTACACCCGGCGATCGAAAACGGCCAAGCTGTGACCTATGAACAGCTCGAAAGGGTGGCGGCGTCATTCGGAGCTAAAAGCACCATAACAGCAGATGGCAAGTTCGTCAGGCCGACATACCTCGTGTCAGCCACCACGTCGGCGTCGCGGGTGTACCACAGCGTGGGCGAAGCCCTGACGGCGATCGACCGGGGAACGGTCGGCTCGCTGGTGGCAGTGGAGAAGGACTCGGGCGACGGAACCCGGCTGGTCTACTTGGAGAACGTCGGCCCAGCTGAAGATAAGACCGGCTTCTTCCGGCGAACCGACCTAGTCGATAAGAACAGTGGGAAGTTGCTACAGCCCAAGGAAATCACGGCGAATCCGCTTTCTCTGGATAAGATTTCCTACGCCCTAGCTAACCCGGCCACCGGCATGACCAGCACGCCGGTGAAGATCCAAAACGTCGCGGCCGGGACGCTGGAGGACGACGCGGTCAACGTGAGCCAGCTGAAAAAGCTTGGCCTTGACCCGAGCGCGACCGCGGTAAAGCCGGTCGTCACCTACGACGATGACCAAAAGAAGACCGTCACGCTGGGCGATACGAACAGCAACCCGTATAACGAGGCTACTCACCTAGGCGGCGTGAAGATTACCAACGTGGCGGAAGGCGTGAACCCGGGCGACGCGGTGAACATGCACCAGCTGAAAGTCGTGTCGGATAAAGTTGACGCCGGCTGGAACCTGCAGGACGGAGCTACCTCTCCTGTGAAGAAAAATATTGCTTCCGGCAACGTGGTGGCAGTGACCGGCGACAAGAATATTTCCACGGCGTTGTCCGGCGACGGAGAAACGAAGACTCTGAATATTTCCCTGTCCGACAGTCCCAAGTTTGGGAACGTGACGATCAACGACGCCGGATCGGGCAGGATCACCGGCGTCAAAGCGGGCGCCAATGACACCGACGCGGTCAACGTGAGCCAGATCAAGAGCCTCGCCCAAGTGCTGAACGTGACGGTCGACCCCGCGACGGGCGTCGTGTCGAGCGAGCCGAAGTATCAGGTGGGCGGCCACGAGTACAACACCGTCAACGATGCAATTAACGCGGTGACCTCGATCGGCACGAAGCTGGCGTTAAACGGGGTGCAGAAGGGAGATCTCCTGCACGGGAACACGCTGGATATCGGGAAGGTAGACGGCAAGAACCTCGAGGTCTCCTATTCGGAAACTGATGACGTCAAGACGTATCAGTTCAGGGTGGTTGACGCCCCGACGTTCAACGGCAAGGTGACGGCACAAGGCTTTGACGCAGGGAATCAGAAGATCGTCAACGTAGCCAAAGGAACGGAGGCTACTGACGCGGTCAACTACGAGCAGCTGCAGTCGGTGCTCAACAGCGTGACGAGTAGCGTGACGACCCGCATTGACATCAACGCGCCGGTGAACTACGTGGCAAAGCACGCGACCACGACGCCCGGTCAGCCCGACGAAGAGCAGGTCCGAATCGTAGAAGTAACTGAGAATGGTGCTACAGTAAAAAAGGCGTACTTCCTGAGTGATTTGGATGACACGGGACACCCCAAGCCAGCCGCGCAAGATATCCCGTTCAATGACGTTTACACGTCGGTTATCGGCTTGGACACGACGACGCACGCGCCGTCGATCGACAAAAATGTCCGGCTGTCTAACGTGGGCAAGGGGCTCGTCGACGACGACGCGGCCAACGTGAGCCAGCTGAAAAAGTTCGTTCAGGCGCTGGGCGGTGGCATGACGTTTGATGAGCAAACCGGTGACATTTCGGACCTGACGTATCACGTGCCCGGAAGGGTATTCAACAACGTGGGTTCCATGGCGATCGCCGCCAAGACCGGGTCGATTGGGCCGATCGTTTACACACTGAACGACGGCGAGCGGCTCGTGTACCTGAAAGACCCGAAGGGGAACAACTCGGGTGACGGCGCCGGCTTCTATAAGCTGAGCGACGTGAACGAGGACGGCGTCAGCCTCAAGAACGTCGGTGCTGCTCCGGTGGAGTCGACAAACATTAAGCTGTCGCTGGTGAACCCGAGCAACGTGAAGGATTCGGCGATCGGCTCGTTGGTCGTTTTGGGCAACGTGGCTCCCGGGTCGGCGGATACCGACGCGGTGAACGTGAGCCAGCTGAAAAAGCTTGGCCTTGACCCGAACGCGGCAGCTCCAGCAGTGACCTATGATAACGACCAAAAGAAGACCGTCACGCTGGGCGACACGGTGCACAACAAGTACGACCCGACGAACAACCCCACTGGCGGCGTGACGATCACCAACGTGGCGGAAGGCGTGAACCCGGGCGACGCGGTGAACATGCACCAGCTGAAAGTCGTGTCGGATAAAGTTGACGCCGGCTGGAACCTGCAGGACGGCGCGGCAGCCTCAGCGGCGAAGAAAATCGCGTCCGGCGACACGGTGAAGGTCGTCGGTGACAAGAATATTTCCACGGCGCTGTCCGGCGGCGGAGAAACGAAGACGCTACAGATTACCTTGTCCGACAGCCCGGTCTTTGGCCTTGTGAAGATCAACGACGGCGGCCGTATTTCCGGCCTGTTGCCGGGGAAAGCCGATACCGAGGCGGCGACGGTTTATCAGATCAAGAAGATCCTGACCTCGCTGGGCGGCGGCATGACGTTGGACGAGAACAATGGCGACATCAAATTGCCGCAGTACGAGCTCCCGGGAGGGACGTACAACAACATCGGCTCAATTGCCATCGCCGCCAAGACCGGCACGATGGGAACCACCGTTTTCACCGACGCCGATGGCAAGCGGATCGTCTGGCTGCGAGACCCGGCGCTGAACCACACGAACACGTATAACAAGGCGGGGTATTACCGGCTGGAGGACGTGGCTGAGAACGGCATCAGCCTAAAGGACACTATCACTGACCCGGACGCTCATCTGGTTCCTACGGGCCAAATCAGGCTGTCGCTGACAGGCCCCACGGACATCAATAGGGTCTTGCTGGATGAGGACGTCGTCCTCGGCCACGTGGCCGCCGGGACGAAGGACAATGACGCGGTCAACGTGAGCCAGCTCAAGGACGTGAAGAAGTCCATTGATAAGGCGAAAACCGATGGGCTGACGTTTAACGGCAACAAAGCGTCGTACGGCGCGGCGGGTAGCTCAACCACCGGCGCGGTCGCGCTGGGGAGCACCGTGGACGTGGTGGCCTCTGACCCGAAGAATAACGCGACCTACTCGACGGACAACCTGACGGTCGTGGCCGGAAAGGACGCGTCCGGCGCCCCGGTCCTCACGATTAAGATGGCCGACAGCCCGACCTTTAAGGCTCTGACGGCTGAGACCGTGACGGCCGGCGGCACGTCCATTTCCAATAGCGGCTTGAGCGTGGGCGGCAAGACGTATGTGAGCCCGATCGGCCTGAACGCCAACGGCAACCCGATTAAGAACGTCGGCGACGCGGCGGAGGATGGCGACGCGGTCAACAAGAAACAGCTCGACGCTCTGGGCGGCTCGACGATCACCGTCAAGGCGTTCGATAAGGCCGACGGCGATAAGGGCAGTTATTCCTTTGCCCTTTCGAGCAACGGGCAGGTGGGCCTGAAAGCCCTCGACGACAACTTGGTTCTGTCGGCTGACAAGGCCACGAATACTCTGGGCCTCAAACTGGCCGAGACGGTGACTGTCGGCACGGCGAAACCGGTGACGATTAACGGGACCGACGGTTCGGTGAAGGTTGGAACAACGGTCTTGGACGGCTCGCAGATCACCGGCCTGACGAACACGACGTGGAATGGCTCGCCGACATCCGGTCGGGCAGCCACAGAAGACCAGCTGAAAGCCGTCGCTGACGCGGCGAGCACCGCCTCGGGCGAACTGAAGGATAGCGGCCTGACCTTTACGGGGAACGACAGCTCGACGACCGGCGTGGTGAAGCTGGGAAATACCCTGGCCGTGACCGCCGACGGGACGACGGGCGGTACCTACACGTCAGCCAACCTCAAGGTCACCGCTACTGAGGCGAACGGCACGAACCCGGCGGGCTTGAAGATCTCGATGACCAACAGCCCGGTCTTCACGACCGTGACGGCTGGCAACACGTCGATTTCCGACGCCGGCCTGACCGTGGGCGGCAAGCCGTATGTGACCCCGACCGGTCTGAACGCCAACAGCAAGAAGATTACTAACGTCGCCGAAGGCACGGAGGAAGGCGACGCGGTGAACTTCAAGCAGTTCGACGAACTGGCGAACAAGAAAATCGCCTTTATGGCGCTGGACCAAAACGGCAAGCCTATAGGAGAAAAATATGAGTTTGCCTTAAAGGACGGCGGAACGATCAAGCTGCTTTCCGACGAGAACTTCGCCGTGACGGCTGACGCGACGCACCAAGCGCTGGGCGTGAAGCTGAGAGACACGGTGAAAATCGGGGCGGCTAACCCCGTGACAGTCAACGGGGCGGAAGGATTCGTAACCGGCCTGACGAACACGGCGTGGAACGGCACAGCGACGACAGGCCGGGCGGCCACGGAAGACCAGCTCAAGGCCGTCGCCGTCGCCGCGTCTGGCGAACTGAAAGACAGCGGTCTGACGTTTATCGGGAACACCGGCACGACGAACCTAGTGAAGCTGGGAAGCACGCTGGCAATCAAGGCGGGCGACCCGGCGGGCGGCGCGAGCTACTCGACGAAGAACCTGACGGTCGAGTCCGGAAAGGACGCGGCCGGCGCCCCGGTTCTCACGATCAAGATGGCCGAAAAACCGACCTTCACATCCGTGACGACTGGCAACACGTCGATTTCCGACGGCGGCCTGACCGTGGGCGGCAATACATATGCCACCCCGACGGGCCTGAACGCCAACGGCAACCCGATTAAGAACGTTGGCGACGCGGTCGACCCCGGGGACGCGGTGAACAAAGGGCAATTTGACGCCCTGAACAACGCCCAGGTCACCGTTTCCGCGATGGACAAATCCGGCTACGCTGCCGGCGGTCAGTACTCGTTTGCCCTGAAAGACGGCGGACGAATCGGCCTGAAAGGCGACGACAACATCATCGTGACCGCCGACAAGACCGCGCAGACCCTAGGCTTGAAGCTGGCCGACAAGGTGAAGCTCGGCGCGGTGACGGTCAACGGGACGGACGGAGTAGTAACCGGCCTGGCGAACAAGGATCTGAAGGCTCCAACCTTTGCCACGATGGGACGGGCGGCGACGGAAGAACAGCTGAAGGCTGTGGCCGAATCAGCGACAACGCTTATCAACGATGCGGGACTTGAATTCCTCGGCAACAACAGCAGCACGACCCGCTTGGTGAAGCTGGGAAGCCGGCTGACGATCAAGGGCGCCGACGTTCCGGCGACGGGGGGCTTCTCGGAGAAGAACCTGACGGTCGTGGCTTCCAACAACGCAACGGAAGATGCCCCGACTCTGACAGTCAAGATGTCGAAGAAGCCTCAGTTTGACGAGGTAATCATCGGCGATTCGAACTCGCCGGACGCGCTGTTGCTCAAAGACGGTCTCGGGTTCAACGTGGACGGAACTATGAAGACCTTCGTCTCTGCCGCGGGCCTGAACGCCAACGGCAAACCGATTAAGGGTGTTGGCGACGCGGTCGATCCGACCGACGCGGTGAACAAAAGGCAGTTCGACGCTCTGGGCGCGGCGAAGATATCCGTTCAGGCGTTCGACAAGGACGGCAAAATGAAGCCCGGAAACTCGTACGATTTCTCGCTCAAGGACGGCGGAACGATTGGGCTGATGGGCGACGGCAACTTGAACGTGTCGGTTGACACGAACAAGAAGCTCTTGAGCTTGAAGCTGGCCGACGTCCTGACGATTGGCTCAGGCAAGCCTGTGACGATTAACGGGACCGACGGTTCGGTAAAGGTTGGAACAACGACCTTGGACGGCTCGCAGGTTACCGGCCTGACGAACACGGCGTGGAACGGCACGGCGACGACAGGCCGGGCCGCGACGGAAGACCAGTTGCAGGCCGCTGTAACAGACCTTTCCCAGAACTTGACGGCTAAGGGCCGAGGCTTTAAGGGCAACATAGGCGAGAAGACGTTTGATCTGGGCGCGATGGTTTCGATTACTGGAACCGGAGTCGGCGACGCGGATCAGTTTGACGGCCGAAACCTGATGACGATCGTGAATTCGAACGGCATTTCGCTTCAGATGCGCACGAAGCCGGTCTTTAACGGTCTGATCGTTCAGCAGGCTGAAGGCGCCGCCGGCGCCGGGACGAGAATTGACCTGAGCGAGGGCGGCATTTCGGTGGGCGGTACGACGTTCGTCTCCGCGGCCGGGCTGAGCGGCGGCGGAAAGAAAATTACCGACGTCGCGGATGGCGCCATCGGCAACGGCTCGCACGACGCGGTCACTGGCAATCAGCTGACCGATTCGATGGAGTCGGTCCGAGTACTCGTCGGCGGCAACGCGACGATGACCGACGGAAAGTTGACGTCGACGAACATCGGTGGCACCGGCCAGGACACCATTAGCGATGCGATTGCGGCAGTTAAGGACAGCGTGACGCAGGTGAGCACCAATGCGGTGCAGTACGACACCGCGGAGAACAGCAAAGTGACGCTGAAAGGCAAGGAAGGAACGACCCTTGCCAACGTCAAGGCCGGCGCCGTGAGCGAGCACAGCATGGAGGCGGTCAACGGATCGCAGCTTTACGCCACCAACCAGCAGGTAGCCGCCAACAAGGACGCTATTGCGGCTAATAAGACGGCGATTCAAAACCTGCAGGGCGAAGTTCAGTCTCAGATTGGGAAGCCGATGACGTTCAAGGCCAACGAAGGAAAGAACATCGACCGCAAGCTGGGCGAGATTCTGGAAGTCTACGGGCTGGCGAAGACGGAAGGGACGTACAGCAGCGCGAACGTCAAGACCGTCGCAACGGACCGAGGACTGGAAATTCAGCTGGCGGACGCTCCGAAGTTCTCCGGGGCCGTGCAGGCCGAGCGGTTCGTCTCGAACGACGGCAAGGCGTCGTTCGGCGGCGACGGATTAACGGTAGGCGACGGAAAGAACTCGAAGGTGACGGTTGACAAGGACGGTCTGAAGATTTCCGGCGGCCCGAGCGTGACCCGCGACGGTATCGACGCGGGCGGCAAACGGGTCAGCAATTTGGGCAAGGGCGTTGACGAGAACGACGCGGCGACGGTCGGTCAGGTTCGAGACGAGATCAACAAGGTAACCGGCGGCACAGGTCAGAGCCTTGGCCGAATCGCCCGGCGGGTCGACGAGCTGGACAGCCGGGTTGACAACGTCGGCGCCATGGCCGCGGCGTTTGCTGCGGTGCCTCCGATGGCCTACGACGAAACGCACCGCACGTCGCTGGGCATCGGCTACGGCTACTACAGCGGCAAGAGCGCGGTGGCGCTGGGCCTGAGCCACTACATCAACCGGGATGTTATGGTTAGGGGCGGCATGGCGATTTCTGGAGACGAGAAGAGCTTCCAGCTGGGAGCTTCGTTCCGGCTCGGTTCATCGCCGACGGTAACGCGGTCGGACGGCAGGACCGTCAGAATCAGCACCACCGAGATGGCCGCGCTGCGGAAGGTGAACGATCTGGAAGACACGGTGAAGCATCAGGACGAGACGATCAATCAGCAGAACGAGACGATCAAGGCGCAGAACGAGATGATGAAGCAGATGATGAAGCGTCTGGACGCGCTCGAGGCTGGAAAGAGAAAGTAA